Proteins from a single region of Weeksella virosa DSM 16922:
- a CDS encoding SusD/RagB family nutrient-binding outer membrane lipoprotein, which produces MKKIILALATVLAIQSCSDDYYDSLNVDPINPSDVPAEYFVTNAVTSYFYQMLNTNVNLNVFRLWSQQWNETQYVEESNYDLETRNINGRLWTRLNTDVLFDLKSAKKLIEENASLSASEKANQLAIVDILQVQAWMVLVDTFGDVPYTEALQGGDNITPKYDDAKTIYTDLINRLKASVSGIEVSGSGFGSNDIVYKGNMSKWKKFGASLLLKAAVQISDADNALAQSTVQEAVAFGIMTSNDDNFTLVYPGSEPYVNPLWDDLVNSGRADFVAANTIVDQMNELNDPRRPKYFRENLGSGVFVGGVYGLATPYATHTQISDLLHRKDYPGNLLDYAEVKFLLAESAARGYAVGGSIESHYNDAILASMEFWGVDSADAAAYLAQPSVAYSSASGTWKEKIGKQFYLAMYNKGFDAWTVVRRLDAPTMNIAATSGLPLPTRFTYPTAERNLNGANNSAASAAIGGDELTTKLFWDKY; this is translated from the coding sequence ATGAAAAAAATAATATTAGCCTTAGCTACAGTCTTAGCAATACAATCATGTTCAGATGATTACTACGATAGCTTGAACGTGGATCCGATCAACCCAAGTGACGTCCCAGCAGAATACTTTGTTACCAACGCCGTTACAAGTTATTTTTACCAAATGCTCAATACCAATGTGAATCTGAACGTATTCAGGCTATGGTCGCAACAATGGAACGAAACGCAATATGTAGAAGAATCGAACTATGACTTAGAAACGCGTAATATCAATGGGCGATTATGGACAAGATTAAACACAGATGTACTATTCGACTTGAAATCTGCCAAAAAGCTTATAGAAGAAAACGCTTCTTTAAGTGCCTCTGAAAAAGCAAATCAATTGGCAATAGTAGACATACTTCAGGTTCAGGCCTGGATGGTATTGGTAGATACCTTCGGAGATGTTCCTTATACAGAAGCTTTACAGGGAGGTGATAACATTACGCCAAAATATGATGATGCAAAAACAATCTACACAGATCTGATTAATAGATTAAAAGCTAGTGTTTCGGGCATAGAAGTTTCTGGCAGTGGATTTGGATCAAATGATATTGTCTACAAAGGAAACATGAGTAAATGGAAGAAATTTGGAGCATCATTATTACTCAAAGCAGCAGTGCAGATTTCAGATGCAGATAACGCATTGGCACAAAGTACTGTTCAAGAAGCTGTAGCTTTCGGTATAATGACATCAAATGATGATAATTTCACATTGGTTTACCCAGGATCAGAACCATACGTAAACCCACTGTGGGACGATTTAGTAAACTCTGGACGAGCAGATTTTGTAGCAGCAAACACTATTGTTGACCAAATGAATGAATTAAATGACCCTAGGAGACCTAAATATTTTAGAGAAAATCTAGGTTCTGGAGTTTTTGTAGGAGGTGTTTATGGTTTAGCAACCCCTTATGCAACTCATACACAAATTTCAGATCTTTTGCATCGTAAAGATTATCCAGGAAATCTATTAGATTATGCTGAAGTTAAGTTCCTGCTTGCCGAAAGTGCCGCAAGAGGCTATGCAGTCGGAGGATCTATAGAGTCGCATTATAATGATGCAATTTTAGCATCTATGGAATTCTGGGGAGTTGACTCTGCAGATGCAGCAGCTTATTTAGCTCAACCATCGGTAGCCTACTCATCGGCCTCGGGAACATGGAAAGAAAAAATTGGTAAACAATTTTATTTAGCTATGTATAATAAAGGATTCGATGCATGGACAGTTGTTCGACGTTTAGATGCTCCTACAATGAATATTGCAGCAACATCAGGATTACCTTTGCCAACAAGATTTACATATCCTACAGCAGAGAGAAATCTTAATGGTGCAAACAATTCAGCTGCTTCGGCTGCAATAGGAGGTGATGAGTTAACAACAAAACTCTTCTGGGATAAGTATTAA
- a CDS encoding SusC/RagA family TonB-linked outer membrane protein: MWGSFIVSSALFAQVKTVTGTVTDKDGFPVVDAIVKSSAGAEVYTDEHGKFSIEANEGETITVESFGLPMQTFVVGNSTSYAVSLKPVQTEAIELEGAVVTALGITREKRSLGYATQEISGDVVNQSPVSNFADALSGEIAGLDIKGSGSRGGSTNMVIRGTSTLIGDNQALIVVDGVPINNSTLNTAGQQTGRGGFDYANAAADINPNDIETINVLKGAAAAALYGSRGMNGVVMITTKKGTKKRGIGAEFNSSITVGTVDKSTLPEYQKQYGAGYTNNGSSPVNPYFNAGPAGSNPSDLYVMYGDDASYGAAFDPNLMVYQWTAFWEGMPTFGQKTPWVAAKNDPNAIWKSITTFQNSASFFGSNDEGNFRVGFTNFQDEFGLVNSKLLRNSIDFTGSYNITDRLTVSAKMNFVDNSAKGRVGTGYDGWNPMQQFRQWWQVNVDLEDLRKAYWLKKENATWNLASIDPANSSYLKPLYSDNYFFTRYENFQNDDRKRYNGGVTVNYELTDWLSVLGRYGFDNYTEKREERLAIGSAGSPGSYTIRNFDVSEGNYDVIFNVNKNLTDDLNLNADLGWNLRVQNYEAFAAQTNGGLKIPRLYSLLNSVNPLTVADVSQSRYKKMVDGEYLRASLGYRNMLFLEGSIRTDRSSSLWSQSTNGNRYWYPSGSLSFVFSELMKSSAVNFGKIRLNYAQVGNDTAPYRLWNTYDVNASFGSVGSASNPSANRYANLKPEIMEEYEVGLEMGFFRNRVNFDVSYYNRKTYDLITDVDVSTSTGASRQWTNMGDIKNEGIEVRLGLEPIRTADFSWKMTVNFAKNQNEMLRFNGDIEYYQLAAVQGGVTIGAQIGEAVGIIRGRGYTYDDAGNRIVDANGYYVLSPSTTILGNMNPDWTGGVKNTFTYKNLSLGFLIDVQKGGDVFSLDTFYGYATGLYNNFTTGLNDLGNPIRNSLQNGGGIILPGVDQNGNPNTIRVDASDGNNNPWGYLGGVREEHIYDASFVKLRNVTLSYDLPEKFLRNTFIQKLSLSAVGRNLWIIHKNVPYADPEAGLSAGNIQGYQSGAHPTYREIGLNLKVQF; this comes from the coding sequence TTGTGGGGGTCTTTTATAGTGAGCTCTGCATTGTTTGCACAAGTGAAAACAGTAACAGGAACTGTAACTGACAAAGACGGTTTTCCTGTAGTCGATGCCATAGTTAAGTCTTCTGCAGGAGCAGAGGTGTATACTGATGAGCATGGTAAATTTAGTATAGAAGCAAACGAAGGAGAAACGATTACGGTAGAATCTTTTGGTTTACCTATGCAAACCTTTGTTGTAGGTAATAGTACTTCGTATGCAGTTTCTTTGAAACCAGTACAAACAGAAGCTATCGAGCTGGAGGGGGCTGTGGTAACAGCTCTTGGGATTACACGAGAGAAAAGATCGCTTGGTTACGCAACGCAAGAGATTAGTGGGGATGTTGTAAATCAGTCGCCGGTATCCAACTTTGCAGATGCCTTGTCAGGTGAAATTGCTGGTTTGGATATCAAAGGATCTGGATCTAGAGGAGGATCTACCAATATGGTAATTCGTGGTACGAGTACTTTGATTGGTGATAACCAAGCATTAATTGTTGTAGACGGTGTGCCAATAAATAACTCTACCTTGAATACCGCAGGTCAGCAAACTGGTCGAGGAGGATTCGATTATGCGAATGCTGCCGCAGACATCAATCCGAATGATATTGAAACTATCAATGTCCTGAAAGGGGCTGCTGCTGCTGCGTTATATGGTTCTCGAGGGATGAATGGTGTGGTGATGATTACCACAAAAAAAGGGACTAAAAAAAGAGGAATAGGAGCAGAATTCAATTCGTCTATTACCGTTGGTACAGTCGACAAATCAACATTACCTGAATATCAGAAACAATACGGAGCAGGGTACACGAATAACGGGAGTAGCCCTGTTAATCCATACTTCAATGCTGGGCCAGCAGGTTCTAATCCTAGTGATTTATATGTTATGTATGGTGATGATGCATCATACGGAGCAGCTTTCGATCCAAATTTGATGGTTTATCAATGGACAGCTTTCTGGGAAGGAATGCCAACTTTTGGGCAAAAAACGCCTTGGGTAGCTGCAAAAAATGATCCTAATGCAATTTGGAAAAGCATCACAACCTTCCAAAATTCTGCATCCTTTTTTGGTTCTAACGACGAAGGAAATTTTCGGGTAGGTTTTACTAATTTTCAAGACGAATTTGGTTTAGTAAACAGTAAATTGCTAAGAAACTCAATAGATTTTACTGGGTCGTACAACATCACAGACAGATTAACGGTTAGCGCAAAAATGAACTTTGTAGACAATTCTGCTAAAGGTAGAGTTGGTACTGGTTATGATGGGTGGAATCCAATGCAACAGTTTCGTCAATGGTGGCAAGTGAATGTGGATTTAGAGGACCTTAGAAAGGCATATTGGTTGAAGAAAGAAAATGCTACTTGGAACTTAGCATCGATTGATCCTGCAAATAGTAGTTATTTGAAGCCTTTATACTCTGACAACTATTTCTTTACACGGTATGAAAACTTCCAAAATGATGATCGTAAGCGTTATAATGGTGGTGTTACCGTAAATTATGAATTAACCGATTGGTTAAGCGTTTTAGGGCGATATGGCTTTGATAACTACACAGAAAAAAGAGAAGAAAGATTGGCAATAGGATCAGCCGGTTCACCAGGGTCGTATACTATACGGAATTTTGATGTATCGGAAGGTAACTATGATGTAATCTTTAATGTGAATAAAAATCTTACGGATGATTTGAACTTAAATGCGGATTTAGGATGGAATCTGAGAGTGCAAAATTATGAGGCTTTTGCCGCACAAACCAATGGAGGATTGAAAATACCTAGATTATATTCGCTTTTGAACTCTGTAAACCCTTTAACTGTTGCAGATGTTTCACAATCAAGATATAAGAAAATGGTAGACGGTGAATATTTGAGAGCTAGTTTGGGTTATCGTAATATGTTATTCCTAGAAGGATCAATCCGTACAGATAGATCATCATCATTATGGTCTCAATCGACCAATGGCAATAGATATTGGTATCCTTCAGGATCTTTGAGTTTTGTATTCTCAGAATTAATGAAATCATCTGCTGTTAATTTTGGAAAAATCCGATTGAATTATGCTCAAGTTGGTAACGATACAGCACCATATAGATTATGGAATACCTATGATGTGAATGCAAGTTTCGGATCTGTAGGATCAGCTTCCAATCCATCGGCTAATAGATATGCCAACCTGAAACCAGAAATAATGGAGGAGTATGAAGTTGGTCTAGAGATGGGCTTCTTCAGAAACCGAGTTAATTTCGATGTTTCGTACTATAATAGAAAAACTTATGATTTGATTACCGATGTAGATGTGTCGACCTCAACAGGTGCATCTCGTCAATGGACAAATATGGGTGACATTAAAAACGAAGGTATTGAGGTACGTTTAGGTTTAGAGCCAATCAGAACGGCAGACTTTAGCTGGAAAATGACTGTGAACTTTGCAAAAAACCAGAACGAAATGTTAAGATTCAATGGTGATATTGAGTACTATCAATTAGCAGCTGTTCAGGGAGGTGTAACCATTGGAGCTCAAATAGGTGAGGCAGTAGGTATTATTAGAGGTAGAGGATATACCTACGACGATGCAGGAAATAGAATAGTAGATGCAAATGGATACTATGTCCTTTCGCCATCAACTACTATATTGGGTAATATGAATCCGGATTGGACAGGAGGTGTGAAAAACACATTTACATATAAAAACCTTAGTTTAGGATTCCTGATTGATGTCCAAAAAGGTGGCGATGTCTTCTCTTTAGACACGTTCTACGGATATGCAACAGGGTTGTACAACAATTTCACAACAGGATTAAACGATTTAGGCAACCCAATTCGTAACTCGTTACAAAATGGTGGTGGAATAATCTTGCCAGGTGTTGATCAGAATGGTAATCCAAATACCATTCGAGTGGATGCTTCTGATGGTAATAATAACCCTTGGGGATATCTTGGAGGTGTAAGAGAAGAACATATTTACGATGCATCTTTCGTAAAACTGAGAAACGTTACACTATCGTATGATTTACCAGAAAAATTCTTGAGAAATACATTTATTCAAAAGCTTTCTTTATCGGCAGTAGGACGTAACTTATGGATTATCCATAAAAATGTACCATACGCTGATCCAGAAGCCGGATTAAGTGCAGGTAATATTCAAGGATATCAATCAGGAGCACACCCAACCTATAGAGAGATTGGTCTAAATCTTAAAGTACAATTTTAA
- a CDS encoding SusC/RagA family TonB-linked outer membrane protein, translated as MRRNLKSLYFVGAFLIGSALYAQVTGTVNDGNGFPESDVEVSVKGTDKTTYTDMDGNFDIDAQVGDTLIVNGKEVKVTSANLGVIRTSEAKQIELSTVNIIGGIQLDPAQKIGSYETVKSEVFENTPVASVDEVLNGRVAGLNFSTGGGQPGSANIIAIRGAGSFIGTTNPLYVIDGVVVGKGADNGSLMTSFNPLSSIDPNQIENVTVLKDASATALYGARGANGVIVVTTKRGKFNQKTRFNISSEFSVQDEAYNENKFMNAEEFVQWGGLLRYNSGLASTREEGYEFFKNYVRWDGKTNTSWRDAVQRDVSTVKTYNFSVTGGSDNTSFRAGFSYYDNNPLTIYSAFDRLSASLAVDHKASDKFKLGANVNFTTVENKTYLDGGAFSNPWLTQWTVRPTSPVYLANGDYNLSLGGAGGHNPAAVLKHSHIKGNVDTFLASVNGTYQITPSVAFDSQWGGQYQMLNENQWYNPFYGDGVSVNGRLYTSDSKFFDWNWTNTLSYKKVFNDIHDLQAYVGMEYQEHTMRRAFAHGTDFLIAKPLMNNAGTIIAATGEFEKWVQYSYFARLNYVLSNRLTISGQVRNDNNSTLGENNRGGWFWSAGAGYNFTQDINSPAVTNLTLRANYGEIGNIPYADQWGTSYNGVSFLGVSSDYGDNGKGFVVSNVGNPDLKWETTKQLNIGLDYAFANNVVSGSFDYYRKLTSDAIFPLQIPYETPSPVNTSWTNIGEIENKGVEGILTVRPFNSGEFLWSLTANASYNVSEIGKMKDPNARYLAGGMKAIQEGRKFGEYYTYGWAGVDPTNGDALWFTDETETETTNDRGKAKQYFQGTTPFPTWMAGLRSDMSWKNISLSVFFSGAFDYQVFDSWQSYSLGDGASVTYNQLASALYDSWTPENRNASNPIQKWGSNNPNSRLASTRFLKDGDFIRLKEVKLSYSFGDLLKDSGIDNLTVYLRGNNLVTWVFDDTLAFDPESNSNAFSYGWQGKGVFDYTSPIMKSISFGVSIDF; from the coding sequence ATGAGGAGAAATTTAAAAAGCCTTTACTTCGTAGGAGCATTCCTAATCGGTTCTGCTTTGTACGCACAAGTAACAGGTACAGTAAACGATGGTAACGGTTTCCCTGAATCTGACGTAGAGGTTTCTGTAAAAGGTACAGATAAAACAACCTATACGGATATGGATGGTAACTTCGATATCGATGCTCAAGTAGGGGATACACTAATTGTAAATGGGAAAGAAGTAAAAGTAACTTCTGCCAATTTAGGAGTGATAAGAACTTCAGAGGCGAAACAAATCGAATTATCGACGGTAAATATCATTGGCGGTATTCAGTTAGATCCGGCACAAAAAATTGGATCATACGAAACAGTTAAGAGTGAAGTTTTTGAAAACACACCAGTAGCATCTGTTGATGAGGTGTTAAACGGTCGTGTTGCCGGTCTTAACTTCTCTACAGGAGGAGGACAACCAGGTTCTGCAAATATTATAGCAATACGTGGTGCAGGGTCTTTCATAGGGACTACAAACCCATTATATGTAATCGATGGTGTTGTAGTAGGTAAAGGTGCAGATAATGGTAGTTTGATGACATCATTCAACCCACTGTCTTCTATAGATCCTAACCAAATCGAAAATGTAACAGTTCTTAAAGATGCTTCAGCAACAGCTTTATATGGAGCTCGTGGAGCAAATGGGGTTATAGTTGTTACAACAAAGAGAGGTAAATTCAATCAAAAAACAAGATTTAATATTTCATCTGAATTCTCTGTACAAGACGAAGCTTATAATGAAAATAAGTTCATGAATGCAGAAGAGTTTGTACAATGGGGTGGATTATTAAGATACAACAGTGGTCTAGCTTCAACACGCGAAGAAGGGTATGAGTTCTTTAAGAATTATGTGCGATGGGATGGTAAGACGAATACAAGCTGGAGAGATGCTGTACAACGTGATGTGTCAACAGTAAAAACTTATAATTTCAGCGTAACGGGAGGTAGTGATAATACATCATTTAGAGCAGGTTTCTCATATTATGACAATAATCCGTTAACAATTTATTCGGCATTTGATCGTTTAAGTGCTTCATTAGCCGTTGATCATAAAGCTTCTGATAAATTCAAATTAGGTGCAAATGTTAACTTTACTACTGTAGAAAATAAAACCTATTTAGATGGAGGTGCTTTTTCTAATCCATGGTTAACACAATGGACAGTAAGACCAACATCTCCAGTTTATTTAGCTAACGGTGATTATAACCTAAGTTTAGGTGGTGCAGGTGGTCACAACCCAGCAGCAGTACTTAAACATAGCCATATCAAAGGTAATGTAGATACTTTTTTAGCTTCTGTTAATGGAACTTATCAAATAACTCCTAGTGTAGCGTTCGACTCTCAGTGGGGTGGACAATACCAAATGTTAAATGAAAATCAATGGTATAACCCATTTTATGGAGACGGAGTTTCAGTAAATGGACGTTTGTATACGAGCGATTCGAAATTCTTTGATTGGAACTGGACAAACACCCTAAGCTACAAAAAAGTATTTAATGATATTCACGACTTACAAGCATATGTAGGGATGGAATATCAAGAACACACTATGAGACGTGCTTTTGCTCATGGTACAGACTTTTTGATTGCAAAACCATTGATGAATAATGCAGGGACAATTATTGCTGCAACAGGAGAATTTGAAAAATGGGTGCAATACTCATATTTTGCTCGTCTGAACTATGTGCTAAGTAACCGATTAACAATATCAGGACAAGTACGTAACGATAATAACTCTACTCTAGGAGAAAACAATAGAGGCGGTTGGTTCTGGTCAGCTGGAGCAGGATATAACTTTACACAAGATATCAATTCACCTGCAGTTACAAACTTAACATTACGTGCAAACTACGGTGAAATTGGTAACATTCCATATGCCGATCAATGGGGAACTTCTTATAATGGAGTATCTTTCTTGGGAGTATCTTCTGATTACGGAGACAATGGAAAAGGATTTGTTGTAAGTAACGTAGGTAACCCAGACCTTAAATGGGAGACCACTAAACAATTAAATATTGGTTTAGATTATGCATTTGCAAACAATGTAGTAAGCGGATCATTTGATTATTACCGTAAATTAACTAGCGATGCAATTTTTCCATTACAAATACCATATGAAACTCCGAGCCCTGTAAATACATCATGGACTAATATTGGAGAAATTGAAAATAAAGGGGTAGAAGGGATCTTAACAGTAAGACCATTCAATTCAGGAGAATTCTTGTGGAGCTTAACCGCTAACGCATCTTACAATGTATCTGAAATTGGGAAAATGAAAGATCCAAATGCTAGATATCTAGCAGGAGGTATGAAAGCAATCCAAGAAGGACGTAAGTTTGGTGAATACTACACTTACGGATGGGCAGGAGTAGACCCTACAAATGGTGATGCATTATGGTTTACAGACGAAACAGAAACAGAAACAACCAATGATAGAGGTAAAGCTAAACAATATTTCCAAGGAACAACACCATTCCCAACATGGATGGCAGGTTTACGTTCTGACATGTCTTGGAAAAATATCTCATTAAGCGTATTCTTCTCAGGAGCATTCGATTACCAAGTATTCGACTCATGGCAATCTTACTCTTTAGGAGATGGAGCATCTGTAACTTACAACCAATTGGCATCAGCATTATATGATTCTTGGACACCAGAAAATAGAAATGCAAGTAACCCAATCCAGAAATGGGGTTCTAATAATCCAAACTCTCGTTTAGCGTCTACTCGCTTTTTAAAAGACGGAGATTTCATTCGTCTGAAAGAAGTAAAATTATCTTATAGTTTCGGAGACTTATTAAAAGATTCTGGTATAGATAATTTAACCGTATACTTGAGAGGTAATAATTTAGTTACATGGGTATTTGATGATACATTAGCTTTTGATCCAGAATCAAACTCAAATGCATTCTCATACGGATGGCAAGGAAAAGGGGTATTTGATTATACTTCTCCAATCATGAAGAGTATCTCATTTGGTGTATCTATTGACTTCTAA
- the uvrC gene encoding excinuclease ABC subunit UvrC, whose translation MNEQLKIQLSALPETPGVYQYYNKKGNLLYVGKAKNLKKRVNSYFNKTHDSGRIRLLVKKIDRIETINVATEYDALLLENTLIKKNKPRYNIMLRDDKTYPWICIKKEPFPRIISTRKLVKDGSEYFGPYSSIRVMRTLLELIRELYFIRTCSYDLSEDNIEKGKYKVCLEYHIDRCKGPCEGLQTEADYDMQIQAIRNIIRGDYAEGKRYLTDLMEKFAADLQFEQAQNIKEKLEALSSYQTKSTVVHPSITRVDVFSIISDADYAYINFLRIHNGAIIQSHTEEWKKKLEETDEELLTTAIIEFGERFDLQSKEIYVPFALDLEIPNVKITVPKIGDKKHIVDLSERNAKLYRLEQLKRTKLVDPDRHTNRIMKQMKVDLRLLREPRHIEGFDNSNIQGTNPVSACVVFRDGKPSKKDYRIFNVETVDGPNDFATMEEVIYRRYSRLLNEGEALPDLILIDGGKGQLSSALKSIDRLGLRGKVSVIGIAKRLEEIFYPNDPYPLYLDKTSETLKILQQVRDEAHRFGVSRHRNRRSKSAFKTELDEIPGIGKKTIEKLLRNFGSVERIKSASLANLEEVIGQSKAIIIKNYFSNEEDTRRQ comes from the coding sequence ATGAACGAGCAACTAAAAATACAACTATCCGCCTTACCCGAAACACCTGGTGTTTATCAATACTATAATAAAAAAGGAAATTTACTATACGTTGGCAAAGCCAAAAACCTAAAGAAAAGAGTAAATTCTTATTTCAATAAAACCCACGATTCTGGTAGGATACGATTATTGGTAAAAAAAATAGACCGGATAGAAACCATCAATGTAGCAACAGAGTACGATGCCCTATTGTTAGAGAATACGTTGATCAAAAAAAATAAACCGCGCTACAATATAATGTTGCGTGACGACAAAACTTATCCTTGGATTTGTATCAAAAAAGAGCCTTTTCCACGGATAATAAGCACACGGAAATTGGTGAAAGATGGGTCAGAATATTTCGGTCCATATTCGAGTATTCGGGTGATGCGCACCTTGTTAGAACTTATTCGAGAATTGTACTTCATCCGAACTTGTTCGTATGACCTGAGTGAAGATAACATAGAAAAAGGAAAATACAAAGTATGTTTAGAATACCATATTGATCGGTGCAAAGGACCATGCGAAGGATTGCAAACCGAAGCCGACTACGATATGCAAATTCAGGCGATACGGAATATTATCCGTGGCGATTATGCCGAAGGTAAACGGTATCTTACCGATTTGATGGAAAAATTTGCAGCAGATTTGCAATTTGAACAAGCACAAAACATCAAAGAAAAATTAGAAGCTCTCAGCTCTTACCAAACAAAATCCACGGTAGTTCATCCTTCTATCACTCGAGTAGATGTTTTTTCGATTATTTCGGATGCTGATTATGCATATATAAATTTTTTACGGATTCATAACGGAGCTATTATACAATCGCATACCGAAGAATGGAAAAAGAAGCTAGAAGAAACCGATGAAGAATTGTTAACGACTGCAATAATAGAATTTGGTGAGCGTTTTGATTTGCAATCGAAAGAGATCTATGTGCCGTTCGCGTTAGATCTAGAAATACCGAATGTAAAAATTACGGTTCCGAAAATAGGCGACAAAAAGCATATTGTAGACTTATCCGAAAGAAATGCTAAATTGTATCGATTGGAACAACTTAAACGCACAAAATTAGTAGATCCTGATCGACATACAAATCGAATCATGAAACAGATGAAAGTAGATTTACGCCTCCTAAGAGAACCTCGACATATAGAAGGTTTTGACAACTCGAATATCCAGGGAACAAATCCTGTTTCGGCCTGTGTAGTTTTTAGAGATGGTAAACCAAGCAAGAAAGATTACAGAATTTTCAATGTAGAAACAGTCGACGGACCAAATGATTTTGCAACAATGGAGGAAGTAATTTACCGTCGATATTCTCGCTTACTCAACGAAGGAGAAGCATTGCCGGATTTGATTTTGATTGATGGCGGAAAAGGACAACTTTCGTCTGCACTGAAAAGTATCGATCGATTGGGCTTACGCGGAAAGGTGAGCGTCATTGGGATTGCGAAACGATTAGAAGAAATATTTTATCCGAATGATCCTTACCCTTTGTATTTGGATAAAACTTCGGAAACCCTCAAAATTCTACAACAAGTGCGTGATGAGGCACACCGTTTTGGGGTTAGCCGCCACCGCAATAGAAGAAGTAAAAGCGCATTCAAAACCGAGTTGGATGAAATCCCAGGTATTGGTAAAAAAACAATTGAAAAATTATTAAGAAATTTCGGATCGGTAGAGCGTATTAAATCAGCAAGTTTAGCTAATTTAGAAGAAGTTATAGGACAGTCGAAAGCTATAATTATAAAAAATTATTTTAGTAATGAAGAAGATACTCGTAGACAGTGA
- a CDS encoding RagB/SusD family nutrient uptake outer membrane protein, giving the protein MKKIKYILLTAFAITAFSCSSDDLVQFPEDGVGIEAGVNPIKDESTMEFVLKGMYTQFAVAESFNSYIPNLGNLASDDLFVSSTNSGYFLTFHNMNWSAAAGDQNAIYNELYDIVAQANFIINAKIEETDNVKAMKAQAYTARGMAFFYLAQGWGENPTSGKNQEYGIPLYTGEFDPFAFYGRSSVADTYAQIISDLKAGIVAENETPVNKSFLSSTAARLLLAKAYLTVGDYANAISYADDALNKAPGVFSLVTADQLQEYFYSDKVDNQAETVFEIGNSVLANPGVNYSMGVLYDPYNVGTEENTRKSILVRSNLVDLFGADDVRRNLFLKDTRDDDAPNPGYFIKKYKNYIVTDQNIANVKTLRLTEAKFIKWEAMAKSGQGATALAEVNTFATERGGTTYSGDALAAVLTEKRKEFVGEGQRFFDLKRNNLPIVKATNCNANCNVATGDKLFVLPIPSYSLNINPILKDQQYPGWGN; this is encoded by the coding sequence ATGAAAAAAATTAAATATATATTATTAACAGCATTCGCTATTACTGCATTTTCTTGTAGTAGTGATGACTTGGTGCAATTTCCAGAAGATGGGGTTGGTATTGAAGCAGGGGTAAATCCTATCAAGGATGAATCTACGATGGAATTTGTATTAAAAGGAATGTATACACAGTTTGCTGTAGCAGAATCTTTTAATTCTTATATCCCTAATTTAGGGAACTTAGCATCGGATGATTTATTCGTAAGTAGTACTAATAGTGGGTATTTCTTAACATTCCATAACATGAATTGGTCTGCTGCTGCAGGAGATCAGAATGCGATCTACAACGAGCTATACGATATCGTTGCCCAAGCAAACTTTATTATCAATGCAAAAATAGAAGAAACTGACAATGTTAAAGCTATGAAAGCTCAGGCTTATACAGCTAGAGGAATGGCATTCTTTTATTTAGCACAAGGATGGGGAGAAAACCCAACTTCAGGTAAAAACCAAGAATACGGTATCCCTCTATATACAGGAGAGTTCGATCCATTTGCATTTTACGGACGTTCTTCTGTTGCAGATACCTATGCGCAAATCATTAGTGATTTGAAAGCAGGAATCGTAGCAGAAAATGAAACGCCGGTAAACAAATCGTTCTTATCATCAACAGCTGCTCGATTATTGTTAGCAAAAGCTTACTTAACAGTAGGCGATTATGCAAATGCAATCTCGTATGCAGATGATGCGTTGAATAAAGCACCAGGAGTATTTTCATTAGTAACAGCTGATCAATTACAAGAATATTTTTATTCGGATAAAGTAGATAATCAAGCAGAAACTGTTTTCGAAATAGGGAATAGCGTTTTGGCAAACCCAGGTGTAAACTATTCTATGGGAGTTTTATATGATCCATATAACGTAGGTACTGAAGAAAATACCAGAAAATCTATTTTGGTACGTTCTAATTTGGTAGATTTATTCGGAGCTGATGATGTACGTAGAAATTTATTTCTAAAAGATACACGCGATGATGATGCACCAAACCCAGGTTATTTCATCAAGAAATATAAAAATTATATTGTTACAGATCAAAACATTGCCAATGTTAAAACATTGCGTTTAACAGAAGCTAAATTCATCAAATGGGAAGCAATGGCAAAATCTGGGCAAGGCGCTACAGCTTTAGCAGAGGTTAACACTTTTGCAACAGAGCGTGGAGGTACTACATATTCAGGTGATGCATTAGCAGCTGTTTTAACAGAAAAACGTAAAGAATTTGTTGGTGAAGGACAACGTTTCTTTGACTTGAAACGTAATAACTTACCAATTGTTAAAGCAACAAACTGTAATGCAAATTGTAATGTTGCCACAGGTGATAAATTATTTGTATTACCAATTCCATCTTACTCTTTAAATATTAATCCAATACTTAAAGATCAACAATATCCAGGATGGGGTAACTAA